A region from the Kribbella shirazensis genome encodes:
- a CDS encoding iron ABC transporter permease: MTQLTAPAPEAQAVRQPVRRIRVAGLFGAAIALIVVLAAVHLTQGTSSVGAGDLVRLVFGQGTDNAANVLVASRLPRLLAGVLVGIALGVAGAGLQSLARNSLASPDTLGVNAGAYLAVVVVAAFGVPLPVLPAGGVAFLGGLAAAGLVLALSAGGSTGPTRLILAGSAVAMALGGLTTLMLLLFREETVGTFAWGAGTLVQTDLHAVTQMAPVVALGIVAAFLLAAKLDILTLGDDTASVLGVNVRRTRVLTTLVTVLLSAAAVTVAGPVGFVGLVAPVLVRLLAPVVPGLLRHHVLLPLSGLAGVLVVLASDVVLRAAFGGQAGVEIPTGIMTMVVGAVVLIWLARRHRDSGPSRAPAGTGSGLRTRRTFWIVTIALAVLLTAAAVGAMLTGDAFLRTGDIVNWVNGQSGRAITYVLDQRFPRVLSALLCGAALAIAGTTVQAVCRNPLAEPGILGITGGAGVGAIATLILLPSASIWLLSGVAAVAAVVTFGLVYLISWRGGLSSDRLVLIGVGVSSAATAIITLLIVATDPWNLSLAMTWLSGSTYGRTLPQVAPVALALLVLTPVIAHGRRDLDLLALDDDVPRILGVRLERTRLLALLAAALLTAAAVSAIGVVGFVGLVAPHAARALVGGRHARILPVAALLGAILVSLADSLGRTVLAPAQIPAGLLTALIGAPYFVYLLWRTRVPAR; encoded by the coding sequence TTGACCCAGCTGACCGCCCCGGCGCCGGAGGCCCAGGCCGTCCGGCAGCCGGTACGGCGGATCCGGGTCGCCGGGCTGTTCGGCGCCGCGATCGCGCTGATCGTCGTCCTGGCGGCGGTGCACCTCACCCAGGGAACGTCCTCGGTGGGGGCCGGGGACCTGGTCCGGCTGGTCTTCGGCCAGGGGACCGACAACGCCGCGAACGTGCTGGTCGCGTCGCGGTTGCCACGACTGCTGGCCGGCGTGCTGGTGGGGATCGCGTTGGGGGTAGCCGGCGCCGGTCTGCAGTCGTTGGCGCGGAACTCGCTCGCGTCGCCCGACACGTTGGGGGTCAACGCGGGCGCGTACCTGGCCGTGGTCGTCGTCGCCGCGTTCGGGGTGCCGCTGCCGGTGCTGCCGGCCGGCGGGGTCGCGTTCCTCGGCGGACTCGCGGCCGCGGGCCTGGTGCTCGCACTGTCCGCCGGCGGGTCCACCGGACCGACCCGGCTGATCCTGGCCGGGTCGGCGGTGGCGATGGCCCTCGGCGGCCTGACCACGCTGATGCTGTTGCTGTTCCGCGAGGAGACGGTCGGCACGTTCGCATGGGGCGCGGGCACGCTCGTCCAGACCGATCTGCACGCGGTCACCCAGATGGCCCCGGTCGTTGCCCTCGGCATCGTCGCCGCGTTCCTCCTGGCCGCGAAGCTCGACATCCTCACGCTCGGCGACGACACCGCCTCGGTCCTCGGCGTGAACGTACGCCGTACGCGCGTGCTCACCACGCTCGTCACGGTCCTGCTCTCCGCGGCCGCCGTGACGGTCGCGGGACCGGTCGGTTTCGTCGGTCTGGTTGCGCCGGTCCTGGTACGTCTCCTCGCCCCGGTCGTCCCCGGTCTGCTCCGTCACCACGTGCTGCTGCCGCTCTCGGGCCTGGCCGGCGTCCTCGTCGTCCTGGCGTCGGACGTCGTACTGCGCGCCGCGTTCGGAGGGCAGGCCGGTGTCGAGATCCCGACCGGCATCATGACGATGGTGGTCGGCGCGGTCGTACTGATCTGGCTGGCCCGCCGGCACCGCGACTCCGGCCCGAGCCGCGCCCCGGCCGGTACCGGCAGCGGGCTGCGGACCCGCCGTACGTTCTGGATCGTCACCATCGCCCTGGCCGTGCTGCTGACCGCCGCGGCCGTCGGCGCGATGCTGACCGGCGACGCGTTCCTCCGCACCGGCGACATCGTGAACTGGGTGAACGGGCAGTCCGGCCGGGCGATCACCTACGTCCTCGACCAGCGCTTCCCCAGGGTGCTGTCCGCGCTGTTGTGCGGTGCCGCCCTCGCGATCGCTGGCACGACGGTGCAGGCAGTCTGCCGCAACCCGCTGGCCGAGCCGGGCATCCTCGGCATCACCGGCGGCGCCGGGGTCGGCGCGATCGCCACGCTCATCCTGTTGCCGTCAGCAAGTATCTGGCTGCTGTCCGGCGTGGCCGCGGTCGCCGCGGTCGTCACGTTCGGACTGGTCTACCTGATCTCCTGGCGCGGCGGGCTGAGCTCCGACCGGCTGGTGCTGATCGGTGTCGGCGTCTCGTCCGCCGCGACCGCGATCATCACGCTGCTGATCGTCGCCACCGACCCGTGGAACCTCAGCCTCGCGATGACCTGGCTCTCCGGCAGCACCTACGGCCGGACGCTGCCGCAGGTCGCCCCTGTCGCGCTGGCACTGCTGGTACTCACTCCGGTGATCGCGCACGGTCGGCGTGATCTCGATCTGCTCGCGCTGGACGACGACGTACCGCGCATCCTCGGCGTACGACTGGAACGGACGCGCCTGCTGGCACTGCTCGCGGCCGCGCTGCTGACCGCGGCGGCCGTGTCGGCGATCGGCGTGGTCGGCTTCGTCGGCCTGGTCGCGCCGCACGCCGCGCGGGCACTCGTCGGCGGCCGGCACGCCCGGATCCTCCCGGTCGCGGCCCTCCTCGGAGCGATCCTGGTCAGCCTCGCGGACAGCCTCGGCCGTACGGTCCTCGCCCCCGCCCAGATCCCGGCCGGCCTGCTGACCGCCCTGATCGGCGCGCCGTACTTCGTCTACCTGCTCTGGCGCACGCGGGTGCCTGCGCGCTGA
- a CDS encoding ABC transporter substrate-binding protein, producing the protein MRRTAIALVAAALFGLTACGTSEPTASGNTSNAAAQPVSLTDARNKKIDLKAPAAKVVVLEWGAAESLVSLGVMPVGVADTKGYTNWVTAEKLDPSVKDVGTRGEASVDAIVALNPDLVITTTDEAANNITQLEKAAPVLVIRGSDAAKPIEQMKTNLDLIAQAVGKTEQAKQLTADFDKKVAEGKQRIADAGKAGSGFMMADGWKQGSTITVRMFTNGSLLGALSTDLGLKNGWTGAGDKDYGLAQTDLEGLTKLPDGEFLYIANKNDGGDVFGGDLAGNAIWKNLPFVKAGNVHRLPDGIWMFGGPKSAGQFIDAAVQAVTS; encoded by the coding sequence ATGAGACGAACCGCCATCGCCCTGGTCGCTGCTGCCCTGTTCGGCCTGACGGCCTGCGGAACGAGCGAACCGACCGCGTCCGGCAACACCAGCAACGCCGCGGCGCAGCCGGTCTCGCTGACCGACGCCAGGAACAAGAAGATCGACCTGAAGGCGCCGGCCGCGAAGGTCGTCGTGCTGGAGTGGGGCGCGGCCGAGAGCCTGGTCTCGCTCGGCGTGATGCCGGTCGGGGTCGCCGACACCAAGGGGTACACGAACTGGGTCACGGCCGAGAAGCTCGACCCGTCGGTGAAGGACGTCGGCACCCGCGGTGAGGCGAGCGTCGACGCGATCGTCGCCCTGAATCCCGACCTGGTGATCACCACCACCGACGAGGCGGCGAACAACATCACTCAGCTCGAGAAGGCGGCGCCGGTGCTGGTGATCCGCGGCTCGGACGCGGCGAAGCCGATCGAGCAGATGAAGACCAACCTGGACCTGATCGCCCAGGCCGTCGGCAAGACCGAGCAGGCCAAGCAGCTGACCGCCGACTTCGACAAGAAGGTTGCTGAGGGCAAGCAGAGGATCGCCGACGCCGGCAAGGCCGGCAGCGGCTTCATGATGGCCGACGGCTGGAAACAAGGCAGCACGATCACGGTCCGGATGTTCACGAACGGTTCGCTGCTCGGCGCCCTGTCGACCGACCTCGGCCTGAAGAACGGCTGGACCGGCGCCGGCGACAAGGACTACGGCCTGGCGCAGACCGACCTCGAGGGGCTGACCAAGCTCCCGGACGGCGAGTTCCTCTACATCGCCAACAAGAACGACGGCGGTGACGTCTTCGGCGGCGACCTGGCCGGGAACGCGATCTGGAAGAACCTCCCGTTCGTCAAGGCCGGCAACGTCCACCGCCTGCCCGACGGCATCTGGATGTTCGGCGGCCCGAAGTCCGCCGGGCAGTTCATCGACGCCGCCGTCCAGGCAGTCACCTCTTGA
- a CDS encoding ABC transporter ATP-binding protein translates to MQETVGLTGEDLRLGYHGRRVVDGASLHIEAAGVTALVGPNGSGKSTLLRALARLHHPDGGSITFPGGGNALALSAKEFARKVTLLSQSRPTPNGVSVRDVVGYGRHPYRSRWRNDDADGPRAIEHAMEVTGVTRMAERGVDELSGGELQRVWLATCLAQNTGVLLLDEPTTFLDLRYQIEILDLMRELADEHGVAVGVVLHDLNQAAAVADRIALLDQGRVRATGTPEEVLRADALTSTYGITIEVGTDPVTGLVATRPIGKHLTRVTTS, encoded by the coding sequence ATGCAGGAAACGGTGGGGCTGACAGGCGAGGACCTGCGGCTCGGGTATCACGGCCGGCGTGTGGTCGACGGCGCCTCGCTGCACATCGAGGCCGCCGGCGTGACCGCGCTCGTCGGTCCCAACGGTAGTGGGAAGTCGACGCTGCTGCGCGCCCTCGCGCGTCTCCACCACCCGGACGGCGGGAGCATCACGTTCCCCGGCGGCGGCAACGCGCTCGCCCTGTCGGCGAAGGAGTTCGCCCGCAAGGTGACGTTGCTCTCGCAGTCCCGGCCGACCCCGAACGGCGTGAGCGTCCGCGACGTCGTCGGGTACGGCCGGCATCCGTACCGCAGCCGCTGGCGCAACGACGACGCCGACGGCCCGCGGGCGATCGAGCACGCGATGGAGGTCACCGGTGTCACGCGGATGGCCGAGCGCGGTGTGGACGAGCTGTCCGGCGGCGAGCTGCAGCGTGTCTGGCTCGCCACCTGTCTGGCGCAGAACACCGGCGTACTCCTGCTCGACGAACCGACGACGTTCCTCGACCTGCGCTACCAGATCGAGATCCTCGACCTGATGCGCGAACTCGCCGACGAGCACGGGGTCGCGGTCGGCGTCGTCCTGCACGACCTGAACCAGGCCGCCGCGGTGGCGGACCGGATCGCGCTGCTCGATCAGGGGCGAGTACGCGCGACCGGTACGCCGGAAGAGGTACTGCGCGCCGACGCACTCACCTCGACGTACGGCATCACGATCGAGGTCGGGACCGATCCGGTCACCGGCCTGGTCGCCACCCGCCCCATCGGCAAACACCTCACCCGCGTCACGACGAGCTGA
- a CDS encoding GntR family transcriptional regulator, with protein MSAPYQVIAAELRRRIETGELRPGDRVPSTRALVRDFGVAMATATKALQTLQQERLVHAAPGVGTVVGPPPRARRTEAGSRDGDLSQDEVVRTGIAIADSDGLAALSMRRIATELGVSTMALYRYVGGKDALVARMVDAAIGEFPLGEVPEDWRDAVTLVARTHWAAYKKHLWLASAISLSRPQLVPRLLPHTDAVLRALRGFDKGAALSTIISLFAYVRGIALVMESEAQAEQDTGVTADEWATHQTDQLAVLIAAGNLTAFRELLADGFDFDYDLDQLFEFGLDIFLDGLAARLR; from the coding sequence ATGAGCGCGCCGTACCAGGTGATCGCGGCCGAGCTGCGGCGCAGGATCGAGACCGGGGAACTGCGGCCGGGGGACCGGGTGCCGTCGACGCGAGCGCTGGTGCGCGACTTCGGGGTGGCGATGGCGACCGCGACGAAGGCGTTGCAGACGCTGCAGCAGGAGCGGCTCGTGCACGCGGCGCCCGGCGTCGGGACCGTGGTGGGTCCGCCGCCGCGTGCCCGGCGTACCGAAGCGGGGTCGCGGGACGGGGACCTCAGCCAGGACGAGGTCGTGCGGACCGGGATCGCGATCGCGGACTCCGACGGGCTGGCGGCGCTGTCAATGCGGCGGATCGCGACCGAGCTCGGGGTGTCGACGATGGCGCTCTACCGGTACGTCGGGGGCAAGGACGCGCTGGTCGCGCGCATGGTCGACGCGGCGATCGGGGAGTTCCCGCTGGGGGAGGTGCCCGAGGACTGGCGGGATGCGGTGACGCTGGTGGCGCGGACGCACTGGGCGGCGTACAAGAAGCATCTTTGGCTCGCGAGTGCGATCAGTCTGAGCCGGCCGCAGCTGGTCCCGCGGCTGCTGCCGCACACGGATGCGGTGCTGCGAGCGTTGCGGGGGTTCGACAAGGGTGCGGCGTTGTCGACGATCATCAGCCTATTCGCGTACGTGCGCGGGATCGCGCTGGTGATGGAGTCCGAGGCGCAGGCCGAGCAGGACACCGGGGTGACCGCGGACGAGTGGGCGACGCACCAGACCGACCAGTTGGCGGTGCTGATCGCCGCGGGGAACCTGACCGCGTTCCGCGAGCTGCTCGCGGACGGCTTCGACTTCGACTACGACCTGGACCAACTGTTCGAGTTCGGCCTCGACATCTTCCTCGATGGGCTCGCCGCCCGGCTACGCTGA
- a CDS encoding NAD-dependent epimerase/dehydratase family protein yields MRILVLGGNGFVGRAVVNDALAQGAEVTSFSRGLSGTPLPAAVTQLTGDRETGDYDALRTGEWDAVVDLSGFRTRDVDQAMAVLGDRAGRYVFVSSHAVYVRDLPAGTDETAPRREPLRDADVLTNDTYGPCKVACEDDVVERYGGRATIVRPGRVTGPGDSSGTALYWIRRGARGGRVALPTKPEAPLQLVDSRDVARLITRLVADDRSGAYNAIGPDSTIAELIRTAADLSGTSVDIVPVPFDAVPPRFPLIDPESEWGERRRNPAKARAAGMPVTPLRTTVADVLRWDHDRGTPPLDIGLTPDQEEQLLASH; encoded by the coding sequence GTGCGGATTCTGGTGCTGGGCGGGAACGGGTTTGTCGGGCGAGCGGTCGTCAACGACGCGCTGGCGCAGGGTGCCGAGGTGACGTCGTTCAGTCGCGGACTGAGCGGTACGCCGCTACCGGCCGCCGTCACACAGTTGACCGGGGATCGCGAGACCGGCGACTACGACGCACTGCGGACCGGCGAGTGGGACGCGGTGGTCGACCTGAGCGGGTTCCGGACACGCGACGTCGACCAGGCGATGGCCGTGCTCGGCGACCGGGCCGGGCGGTACGTGTTCGTCTCGAGCCACGCGGTGTACGTCCGCGATCTGCCCGCCGGCACCGACGAGACCGCGCCACGACGCGAGCCGCTGCGCGACGCCGACGTCCTGACGAACGACACGTACGGACCCTGCAAGGTCGCATGCGAGGACGACGTCGTCGAGCGGTACGGCGGCCGCGCGACGATCGTCCGGCCGGGCCGCGTCACCGGCCCCGGCGACTCCTCCGGTACGGCGCTCTACTGGATCCGCCGTGGCGCCCGAGGCGGCCGGGTGGCGCTCCCGACCAAGCCCGAGGCACCGCTGCAGCTGGTGGACAGCCGCGACGTCGCCCGGCTGATCACGCGGCTCGTCGCCGACGACCGCTCCGGTGCCTACAACGCGATCGGGCCCGACTCCACCATCGCGGAACTGATCCGGACCGCCGCCGACCTGTCCGGCACCTCCGTCGACATCGTCCCGGTCCCCTTCGACGCGGTCCCGCCGCGCTTCCCGCTCATCGACCCCGAGTCGGAGTGGGGCGAACGCCGCCGCAACCCGGCGAAGGCGCGCGCGGCCGGTATGCCGGTCACACCGCTCCGCACGACCGTCGCCGACGTACTCCGCTGGGACCACGACCGCGGCACCCCACCCCTCGACATCGGCCTCACCCCCGACCAGGAGGAACAACTCCTCGCCTCGCACTAG
- a CDS encoding LCP family protein, with translation MPKLLGFTLLGALLPGLGLIVGGRRKTGAFVLTLFLGLVGLGAYVGLTRRDEVLAAAVVPSRLLITSVAIGVVAFVWIVVVVASHRSLRPATGGSGGRAFGAFFVGVLCFAIAAPAALGVQSVLAQRRLVQDVFQAQGESKSATRPTTVNVRDPWEDKPRLNLLLLGGDDAPSREGVRTDTVIVASIDTKTGNTALVSLPRNLTFMPFPEDSPLHKFYPDGYGKEGLGLEERLEWMLTAMYQNVPDAHPGILGPSDNEGADVLKQSVGTAIGLKLDYYLQVNLQSFPEIVDALGGIRVNVNERVAMGGVSSSHIPPKEWIEPGPNQHLDGRTALWFARGRYGADDDQRQVRQRCVIKAIVDAADPQTLVTKYKAIARAGQHLLRTDIPQELLPALVQLALKVKSGTVSNVTLDSDKLRLKYLHPDYQALRDTVEHALESTPTPTTPTPATPTTPATPGPTRKPVAPTTTAPPGPTQNLADACAYNPNGDQPS, from the coding sequence ATGCCGAAGTTGCTGGGGTTCACCCTGTTGGGCGCACTGCTACCAGGACTCGGACTGATCGTCGGCGGGCGCCGGAAGACCGGTGCGTTCGTGCTCACGCTGTTCCTCGGGCTGGTCGGCCTCGGGGCGTACGTCGGTCTGACCCGGCGCGACGAGGTGCTCGCGGCGGCCGTCGTACCGAGCCGGCTGCTGATCACCTCGGTGGCGATCGGGGTGGTCGCGTTCGTCTGGATCGTGGTGGTCGTGGCCTCGCACCGGTCGTTGCGTCCGGCAACGGGTGGCTCCGGCGGGCGCGCGTTCGGCGCGTTCTTCGTCGGGGTGCTGTGTTTCGCGATCGCGGCTCCGGCAGCGCTCGGCGTCCAGAGCGTGCTCGCGCAGCGGAGGCTGGTGCAGGACGTGTTCCAGGCACAGGGCGAGAGCAAGAGCGCGACCCGGCCGACGACCGTGAACGTCAGGGACCCGTGGGAGGACAAGCCCCGGCTGAACCTGCTGCTCCTCGGCGGCGACGATGCCCCGAGTCGCGAAGGGGTGCGGACCGACACGGTGATCGTGGCGAGCATCGACACGAAGACCGGGAACACCGCGCTCGTCTCGCTGCCGCGGAACCTGACCTTCATGCCGTTCCCCGAGGACTCGCCGCTGCACAAGTTCTACCCGGACGGGTACGGCAAGGAAGGGCTGGGTCTCGAGGAGCGCCTCGAGTGGATGCTCACCGCGATGTACCAGAACGTCCCGGACGCGCATCCCGGCATCCTCGGGCCGTCGGACAACGAGGGCGCCGACGTCCTGAAGCAGTCGGTCGGTACGGCGATCGGCCTGAAGCTCGACTACTACCTGCAGGTCAACCTGCAGAGCTTCCCGGAGATCGTCGACGCGCTCGGCGGGATCAGGGTCAACGTCAACGAGCGCGTCGCGATGGGCGGTGTCAGCAGTTCGCACATCCCGCCGAAGGAGTGGATCGAGCCGGGGCCGAACCAGCACCTCGACGGCCGGACCGCGTTGTGGTTCGCCCGCGGCCGGTACGGCGCCGACGACGACCAGCGGCAGGTCCGGCAGCGGTGCGTGATCAAGGCGATCGTCGACGCCGCGGACCCGCAGACGCTGGTCACGAAGTACAAGGCGATCGCTCGCGCCGGCCAGCACCTGCTGCGGACGGACATCCCGCAGGAACTGCTGCCGGCGCTGGTGCAGCTCGCGCTGAAGGTGAAGTCGGGCACGGTCTCGAACGTCACGCTCGACTCCGACAAGCTCCGCCTGAAGTACCTCCACCCCGACTACCAGGCCCTCCGCGACACCGTCGAGCACGCCCTCGAATCCACCCCCACCCCGACCACCCCCACCCCGGCCACGCCCACCACACCGGCCACCCCCGGCCCGACCCGCAAGCCCGTCGCTCCCACGACCACCGCACCCCCTGGCCCGACCCAGAACCTCGCCGACGCCTGCGCCTACAACCCCAACGGCGACCAACCGAGCTAA
- a CDS encoding YciI family protein: protein MRYMIINKADADSEAGKFPAPEVGEAVGKVVEDLSKAGVLLFAEGVHRSALGARVKVDGGKRTVTDGPFAETKELVGGMIVVEVRNRDEAIEWAARLAEALGAEVEVRRVVEEADFDPDSELFAN from the coding sequence ATGCGCTACATGATCATCAACAAGGCCGACGCGGACAGCGAGGCGGGGAAGTTTCCAGCGCCGGAGGTCGGCGAGGCGGTCGGCAAGGTCGTCGAGGACCTGTCGAAGGCGGGTGTCCTGCTGTTCGCCGAGGGGGTGCACCGCAGCGCGCTCGGCGCCCGGGTGAAGGTCGACGGTGGCAAGCGGACCGTGACCGACGGCCCGTTCGCGGAGACCAAGGAACTCGTCGGCGGCATGATCGTCGTCGAGGTCCGCAACCGCGACGAGGCGATCGAGTGGGCGGCCCGGCTGGCCGAGGCCCTCGGTGCCGAGGTCGAGGTACGCCGGGTCGTCGAGGAAGCCGACTTCGACCCGGACTCCGAGCTCTTCGCGAACTGA
- a CDS encoding alpha/beta fold hydrolase encodes MNNTLKVPGAELYYEVRGSGPLLVLVGAPMDADAFAPLAELLAADHTVLTLDPRGVKRSKLDPGGTSRPEQRADDLARLIRHVDAGPAVVLGSSGGAVSALALAQHHPDVVRAVIAHEPPLDRLLPDAEEVLAKSEKLMADYLAGDVTGAWKQFFALANIELPDEMLEMMFGGERDPEQVATEQFWFGHEMRESITWLPDFGTLREVSREVTVVVGIGEESTGQLCDRTSTALAAGLGVEPTRFPGDHTGFADHPDVFAEALRTELKVLDQPM; translated from the coding sequence ATGAACAACACACTGAAGGTTCCCGGGGCAGAGCTGTACTACGAGGTGCGCGGATCAGGACCGTTGCTGGTCCTGGTCGGCGCCCCGATGGACGCGGACGCGTTCGCGCCGCTGGCCGAGCTGCTGGCGGCGGATCACACCGTCCTGACACTCGATCCGCGCGGGGTGAAGCGGAGCAAGCTCGATCCGGGCGGTACGTCGCGGCCCGAGCAGCGGGCGGACGACCTGGCGAGGCTGATCCGGCACGTCGACGCCGGGCCGGCCGTCGTACTGGGGTCGAGCGGCGGAGCGGTCAGCGCACTCGCACTGGCGCAGCACCACCCGGACGTGGTGCGCGCCGTGATCGCCCACGAGCCGCCGCTCGACCGGCTGCTGCCGGACGCGGAGGAGGTGCTCGCGAAGTCGGAGAAGCTGATGGCCGACTACCTCGCCGGTGACGTGACCGGCGCGTGGAAGCAGTTCTTCGCGCTGGCGAACATCGAGCTGCCCGACGAGATGCTGGAGATGATGTTCGGCGGCGAGCGGGACCCCGAGCAGGTGGCCACGGAGCAGTTCTGGTTCGGGCACGAGATGCGGGAGTCGATCACCTGGCTGCCGGACTTCGGCACGCTGCGCGAGGTCAGTCGTGAGGTCACCGTGGTCGTCGGCATCGGCGAGGAATCCACCGGTCAGCTCTGCGACCGGACGTCCACCGCGCTCGCCGCCGGGCTGGGCGTCGAGCCGACCCGGTTCCCCGGCGACCACACCGGCTTCGCCGACCACCCGGACGTCTTCGCCGAGGCCCTCCGCACCGAACTGAAGGTCCTCGATCAGCCCATGTGA
- a CDS encoding superoxide dismutase, whose product MTTYTLPDLPYDYGALAPSIAGEIMELHHDKHHATYVKGLNDTLEKLAAAREKDDFGAIVGLEKSLAFNLGGHVNHSIFWKNLSPEGGDKPDGELGAALDEFFGSFDAFRAHFTASATTIQGSGWAILGWDAVAGRLLVHQLYDQQGNLPAGQIPIVMLDMWEHAFYLQYKNVKPDYVKAWWNVVNWADAQARFDAARSGAGALITPA is encoded by the coding sequence TTGACCACGTACACGCTTCCCGACCTCCCCTACGACTACGGCGCACTGGCGCCGAGCATCGCCGGCGAGATCATGGAGCTGCACCACGACAAGCACCACGCGACCTACGTGAAGGGTCTGAACGACACCCTCGAGAAGCTGGCCGCGGCCCGCGAGAAGGACGACTTCGGGGCGATCGTCGGGCTGGAGAAGTCGCTCGCCTTCAACCTCGGCGGGCACGTCAACCACTCGATCTTCTGGAAGAACCTGTCGCCGGAGGGTGGCGACAAGCCGGACGGCGAGCTGGGTGCCGCGCTCGACGAGTTCTTCGGTTCGTTCGACGCCTTCCGGGCCCACTTCACCGCCAGCGCCACGACCATCCAGGGCTCCGGCTGGGCGATCCTCGGCTGGGACGCGGTGGCGGGCCGGCTCCTGGTCCACCAGCTGTACGACCAGCAGGGCAACCTGCCGGCCGGGCAGATCCCGATCGTGATGCTGGACATGTGGGAGCACGCGTTCTACCTGCAGTACAAGAACGTGAAGCCCGACTACGTCAAGGCCTGGTGGAACGTCGTCAACTGGGCCGACGCCCAGGCCCGCTTCGACGCCGCCCGCTCCGGCGCCGGCGCCCTCATCACCCCCGCGTGA
- a CDS encoding alpha/beta fold hydrolase has translation MGTVVSKDGTAIAYDRRGSGPALVLVDGALCSRAQGPLPDLAEALADRFTVYNYDRRGRGESGDAAEYAVDREIEDLAAVIEEAGGSAYVYGTSSGAALALRAAAAGLPIEKLVAFEPPYVVDDSRKQIPRTWVADLRALEPGDAIKYFFTKGIGLPGFVVTMMKLMPAWKAMTAIAHTLPYDAQVLDGNCFGDPMDAEQWVPIQQPVLVVNGGKSPGWMRTSTRALAEAVPGAAHTEVPGQNHMIKTAAIAPVIADWCR, from the coding sequence ATGGGCACCGTGGTCTCGAAGGACGGCACCGCCATCGCCTACGACCGGCGCGGCAGCGGCCCGGCGCTGGTCCTCGTCGACGGCGCGCTGTGCTCCCGCGCGCAGGGCCCGCTGCCCGACCTCGCCGAGGCGCTCGCGGACCGGTTCACCGTCTACAACTACGACCGGCGCGGGCGCGGCGAGTCCGGTGACGCGGCCGAGTACGCGGTGGATCGCGAGATCGAGGACCTGGCCGCGGTGATCGAGGAGGCCGGCGGGTCGGCGTACGTCTACGGCACGTCCTCCGGCGCAGCGCTCGCACTGCGGGCCGCGGCGGCCGGGCTGCCGATCGAGAAGCTGGTCGCGTTCGAGCCGCCGTACGTCGTCGACGACAGCCGCAAACAGATCCCGCGGACCTGGGTCGCGGACCTGCGGGCGCTGGAGCCGGGCGACGCGATCAAGTACTTCTTCACCAAGGGCATCGGACTGCCCGGGTTCGTCGTCACGATGATGAAGCTGATGCCGGCCTGGAAGGCGATGACGGCGATCGCGCACACGCTGCCGTACGACGCCCAGGTGCTCGACGGGAACTGCTTCGGCGACCCGATGGACGCGGAGCAGTGGGTGCCGATCCAGCAGCCGGTGCTGGTGGTGAACGGCGGGAAGAGCCCGGGCTGGATGAGGACGTCGACCCGGGCGCTCGCGGAGGCGGTACCGGGCGCCGCGCACACCGAGGTACCGGGTCAGAACCACATGATCAAGACCGCGGCGATCGCCCCGGTCATCGCGGACTGGTGCAGATGA
- a CDS encoding phage holin family protein codes for MTTRPEMVRHEAGPNGELQRQLNGQNVNVGALVSDVTRDLSQLVRDEMQLAKVELKEKGKEAGVGAGLFGGSGALALYGLGVLIAAAVLGLATALPAWLSALIVAVVLFAIAAVAALLGKRHVTRATPPVPQRAVDGVHEDLEALKGHQPEGKSTP; via the coding sequence ATGACGACACGTCCGGAGATGGTCCGGCACGAGGCCGGACCGAACGGCGAGCTGCAGCGCCAGCTGAACGGTCAGAACGTGAACGTCGGTGCGCTCGTGAGCGACGTGACCCGGGACCTCAGCCAGTTGGTGCGGGACGAGATGCAGCTGGCCAAGGTCGAGCTGAAGGAGAAGGGCAAGGAAGCCGGGGTCGGTGCCGGGTTGTTCGGCGGTTCCGGGGCGCTCGCGCTGTACGGCCTGGGCGTACTGATCGCGGCGGCGGTTCTCGGGCTCGCGACCGCGTTGCCCGCCTGGTTGTCCGCCCTGATCGTCGCCGTGGTGCTGTTCGCGATCGCCGCTGTCGCCGCCCTGCTCGGCAAGCGGCATGTCACCCGTGCGACTCCGCCCGTTCCGCAACGTGCCGTCGACGGCGTGCACGAGGATCTGGAAGCCCTCAAAGGACACCAGCCGGAAGGGAAGAGCACCCCATGA